AATAGAAACTGAGGTCAATAAATTCTTCATATTGTCAAAAAGAAAACTACCATATatgaaataaaagaatttttcaGCTCATAATTTTTGATAAAAGAAGCATAGAAATTGGAAACAATAGTTGATGTAtcattaaaaatagtaaaaggaaaaaaattatttaatcagCGTACCTTCCATCTGGCCTTTTTGAGCAGAAAGGAATCCATGTTGAGTAAAATGTGCATTTGGTTATGTTCAACCAAGGCAACTCTAATAGCCTGAGCAAAGCTTTTGTCTTCATCAGCATTGTAGAAACACCCCCACTTCTTGGCGTCAATAACTATATCCTTCAAAATAGTGCACCTTTTAATTAAAGTCGCTTCATTTCCCAATATCCAAAGGCAATGCCTGCAGAGTGAAAGCATGCCTATTAATTGCAAAAGCCACCAAAGCCTCAAAATATCTCAAGACTCAAGAATGTATTACCTTGCACGGGTTAGTGCCACATTTGCTCTTTGATGATTTTTAAGAAAACCAACTACTCCATTCATATTACATCTGACAGTAGAGACAATTATCACATCCTCCTCACCACCCTGGAACCCATCAACAGAGCAAACACTAATTGAGAAGTCATCATTAGAATCAGCACTGTAGTTTTTCACCTTCTCTCCAATTGCATTGATTTGTGCCTTGTATGTGAGATGATACCAACTTTAACTTTCTTCTTTGTTCCAACAGATTCTTTTGCAGTGgcaagagaaacaaataaaaaagagagtcaTTGTACTCATAAAATGATCTATCATCAAGCTAACCATGATTTAAAATTCCTAGTCTAACATTTCAGCAAAATTGAGATTAGGATTAGTTCCAAATTTAGACATACCTTTGAAAAGGCTTGCAACTATCTCAAACGCCACAGCAACCTCAACCATATTTTTGAGACTCTAGCTGTTATCGAATTCCTCTTTTCCATGTGCTACATTAATGAAAGAGTAGGAGCCGAACATATTTCCCTGAAGGAAACTCCTTTCATGCCTTCTTTTTTTGACATTGGGGCCATCCAAAATCTGATTTTCATAGAACACCCTATTTGGAAATAAGCTTATGGATGGATGCTTCCTGTGCTGGACATTAAGAAGTTCTTTCTTTTGTCCTAGCAATACCAGCCTCTGGAACAAACTTCTTCCAAATTCAGCTTTCTCAGAAACCAAATAATAGCAAATTTTAAGAATACATAAAATCTACTTTAAACCTTGCTTTTAACCATCACAGGAAGTTGCTGCTCATCCCCAATGAGAATAGCGAGGCGGTGGCCAGGAAGTTGTAAAGGAATGGTGGATTCACATTCCTTAAGCTGAGCAGCTTCATCTATAACCAGTACTTCCCATCGAGTCTTTACTTCATGCAATTTAGCAGAGCTTGATACAGTGCAGAAACATAGACATGAATTTTTTTggcagaattttaaaaaataataataataaataaataaaactacaatgaaattttgatattaCAACTGAAATTTTTGACACAGAATTTAGCATAAAGGAGTGCCAAGGGAATTCTCTTTGTCATATGCATGGTTGGAACGAATCATATCTTAGTTTTCTAGAACCTATATGACATGGATTACCTACTACTAGTCAAGATGATTTTGTTGCATGTTTTGAGTATTTACTTGTTTCAAACTTAAAATTCATTTCCTCTTTGATGAAGGATGACATTTGATCGATTTCAATGTtcagagagtgagagaatgCCTTTGTTGCTGCTGCTTTAATGGGAACATCTATTCACCCTGAATGGGATTATTTAATTTGCTTTCCCATTATTTGATGGAATTGGTTAtacatttttctcatttatGATAGTTCAGGATTATGTAAGAGAGTTGCAGCAATTTCAGAATATGTCCCTTGAGCATCAATATGATAACGGTGAATTATGAATTATCTATAGGAGTTAGAACTATCTTAGGAGATGTCCCTTTTGCATCAACATTACAAACAGACCATGGCCAAAGCAATGTGGCTTGttcttaaagaataaaaaagtcgGATTTTAATGAACTTGAATAAAATCTAACTTTAATTCATTTGTCCAGTTAAGCATtgaaagtaattttattttcatattgacATGGGCCTTTGATAGTATTGTTCTCTAGTTGTAAAATTCAAGTAATTCAGGTTGAACCTGAAGAAAAAATGGCAAAGGACAGTGATGCTACCTAATTGAACGAGCCACATTGCTTGTTAGGATTATGCAGAAGATAATCTTGAAAGCTGTTCCAGAATTTTCATTTCTAGTGTCCCATTTCTTAGAGTTTTTCATTACTTTGGAAAAATAACGGCAATAAGAAATAAGAACAAATGTGCAAAGACTGTAGTTAAGATGTGCAAGACATGTATAACTTGTAAGAAGCATTTCGGGCTGGTGATGGTCATAACCTTCCTTTGAGGCATCACTGCCACAAAAAGCCAGCATCCAAATAGAACAAGAAGTGAGAATTATAGATGTCTCCAAGAAAGCTAGAATCTAAGATATTAAAAGTTAAAGATCCAAGGCTCTCAACATTTTCAAACTTCATTTTAAATTCCAATATTAACAGAATGATTGActagtaaatatatattaaaaataaagaatcgATATTCTATTCCCATGAAGAATGTAAACCTACCTCATTACTCATTAGGCAACTTTCTTAGCCATTTCCTAACAACACCTCTGACCATAGTGGAGTTATTTCTGAATATCATTGATAGGAGAAACCGTTAGTCCTTCAAACTACCCTTCAATTAAACATGCATGTCTTGTCTTCATAGGAAGGAAAgtaacaacaaaatgtcacataAAGTTCTGATTATGCACATTGAAACCTcaaaatatcatttacaaaataaggttataaagggaaaaaattataatgttgCACACCAAAGTAGGTAGTAGTagtaataatactaataataataacaatcacTGATGATATTTAGATTTGTCACAAATTTGGAATTATATTGATAATGACAAAGCTATTATGAAAAGTATTTAGTGAATCTAATACAGTACAACCTAGGGAATTTCCACTTGGCCAAGTTCCACAAAACAAGTTAAAGGAAAGAAAACCCCTAGTGTTTAAACATATGTAAGTCCTCTATAGGTATATCTTCAAACACCAGCATATATACAGTATTGGGAGATTAtggaacgaaaaaaaaaaaatctacaagcAATTGTTggtcacaatattttcagtaTCAAGATTTTGGCAAGTAGCAGAGCTAGTTCACCTAAAGCATGAGTTTCTTCAACAAGTGGATCAAAGAATGAGGTCAAGTACTCTGTGGTCAAGGAGAATGTCTCTGGGATCTTTCTCACCTAAGTGAATAATTTTAATCAAAAGAAAGATAAGCACATGTAGAAGTCTGATAAACATTACATGATATGAAAATAATTGCAGCACTATATCTCTTTATGAAAATTTACATACAGAATAAATAGGTAACCACATCCAAGAgtttcaatcaattttgtatCATATTAGTTAAACCAAATCATAATAATTCAACTATTTGGAATGGCTAACAGCTAGATGTCATACTATTTAGTCATAGCACGCTCTCCTTCCCTATCATGATTTACTTGACAAGATATAAGGAACTAAATACAAACTTTGAATAAAAATGACCTATCTCACTCTTAGACTTTAGTCCTTCAGCTTCTCAACACCCccacccacacacacaaaacaaaaagagaaataaaaagctTTCAACAATTACTTTTCATCTACTAAATCAATTTATAATATATCATGATTAAACATGATTGAATACAATATCAAGCGCGTCTTTAACCCACATTGTTTATCTACATGACTGTGAAACTTTCCATTTCTCTAGCATGGGATTTGGGGAGGGGGGTTGGTATTGGAGTATTTATGTTAGAATACCACACATTTTATGAATCTTGAACAGAATTTTTATTGCTGAGacaatcaatctttttttttcccaacttaATTAGAGTACTGGGATGGGTAATAGCAATTTTCTTATAATCAATCTTTGTTTCTCTAAGTTGTGAAGATTGTTTATGGCCATGTATTTTGTGGCTTGAGAAGTTAAGTGACATATAGTGCCAACCTGAATCACAGCtaaaattcataacaaaaacCTGGCTATAGGTAAATTGGAACTTTTGCATTGGATTACAAAAGGCGTACATCTTTTTCTCATCAAATGTGCTGTTTATGCAGAAAGTTGAATTGAGTCAAGTTCTTAAAATGTCTATGGATATTATTTACCTGAGGAAAAGCATGCCAAGAGACAGTTTGTTGAGCACTTGAAAGGTTTGTCATTTCCTCCAACTTGAAGGAGACACGGTGTCTCATCCTGTATTGCTCCACTCAAGAGCTATTTGTAATGCAGGTTCAGCCGAGTCTGGGTCTAAGTGACTTCATCAATGTGCAGAGAAGGAGCTTCAAGTTTCCCTTACTGTAAGAGCCTTGTAACTAACACTTCTAATGTTTTCAACGAAGACGGGTCAAATCCTCCCTCCCCCATTGTagctattgaattatcaaacaatgtacaAGGTATAAAATATCCATATGGTGATTCACATCCAATAGTTGGGAATTGTTAAAAATTGAGGCACATGTAATTTACTCCATGTATATATGTAACATAAACATAACTACCTatcaaaaagatgaaaaattgaaacataaacatagaaaggaaaggaaagaagaaatagaCAAACCAGGGGCATAGAAGCTCAACATCTGATTAGCATGGTACCTATACGCATGATCAAATCACCAAATTAAGCAACTTTAAGTATTAGatcaagaaataaagaaatgggtaatgaaaaaaatatatatataccaggGGATGAAATTGGCGAAGGAAGTGTGATCATCGTCAGAGGATTTGATGATATTGTCAAGAATCCTCTTGTTGAGGTCTCTAAGGATCTCAACAAGAGGGCGAGCGATGCAAGATGAGTTTGTTGATGTAAATGATTTGTCAAGTGGAACCACATAATTTGAATTCGGCACCGCACCTCCTCCACTTTTCTTTCTGCTGCTACTTTCATTGCTGCTGCTATTGTTGTTAGTAGTGCATAAAATTGGTGTTCTCCTCCCCTGACCCCCAATTCCAACAACGACTAAAGAATCATTGCATTTTGAGGTAAAAGACAGAGTTGCTGATTTGGTGAGGAAAGGATTGGTAGACTGCCCTTGTCTTCAGTTCACAGTATGCCATGAAGTTTGAGATGCTTATAGCTCATAACCTTCTGCAGAATTCAGAAGTGGGTTGACCTATTAAATGCTGATTTTCATTTTCCAACTATCCTTTCTATTTGCATAAGACTTGACTTGACTTGACTTGAAATTGGAGCTTTCCAGTTAATGCTTGTCTTATATTCTAATGGCAATGTTGTGACTCGGAACTACTTTGAAAATTTAGTTTGACCCTTAGAGAATTGGCTATAAAATATGGACAGAGGATCCTAAAGGATAGAAAGATCATTTTAAACGCAAAAACTTAAGGAAGAACAGAGTTATAACAGCCTCTACAGTTGCAATGCCAACAATAATGAAATCATGGCTCTGCAATCCTCACCATATCAAATGTTCCTAACCAatagagaaagaacaaaaaatattaaagaccTGTGCTTTTAGACTATATCTTTGAAAATCATCTCTTcaaccaatcaaataaaaactaTATTCTTCCAGCGATCCAACCAAAGACATTAAAATGCACAGCCATTTTAAATTAAGAAACCAATTAAGTCCAAACGAATAAATAAAACTAGGAAACAATTGCAAGATTTTTCCTCACCACGATAAGGCCACGTGGTAAGCTAAGCAGAAATTATGCATCTCAATTTGACAAATAagatataataaaacaaaatcatacaaaagaaaacaagactGAGCTCACATCCAAGGCAGAAGGTAATCCGGGGCCTTCAACTGCAGCCATCCCAGTCAActgcattaaccaaaaaaaagatcaattaacagaaataaaataataatttttaagttcAGAAACTTATTCAGTTCCCAATTGTTTTTACAGAAACACGATAAATACTTATAAGTTGATATGATATCCATTGCCGTTGGGTAAAAGACGCAAATGAAACAGTGCTACCAAAAAGGGAAACATACCTTGTCATCAAATGCAAGAAGGAAACAGACAGAAACCACGATGAATAGAGACTGAAGTTTACAAAGTCTTAGGCCATTGTAgtgtaaaacaaacaaaacccaaccaagGCCTAAGGGCCTCAGTTCAGTTACCCTTTCAAGAAAAATCTCTGGTCCAGCAAAAGCAAAATAGCTTAAAAAGCTTGGTGGTGAGCCCAACTAGCCAACTCATGCAGGACATAGAGGTGTCATCATGAACCAGAGGAGACTGATATTCTTCATTATCATCAGATCCATAAAATGGCAACTCACGCCAGTAATCAACATCGTCATCATGGACCAGAGGAGACTAgtattcttctttatcatcagatacATAAAATGGCAACTCACGCATGTAAtcaacaacatcatcatcatcatatccAGCAGTTAGAAGGGGCAAGTTAGGTATAGCAGATTCTTGAGGAGGACAGGTGCATTCTACGTGGACCCCCAACCTTTTTATACAATTCGCACCGCTATAGATTATATATGTAACCTTAACATGATTCTGGTCAGTTGGATTTGATTCATTCAAATGCTCCTGTAGAGACCGTTGAGATGGAGAAAATAAATGTAGATTACAATTATGTCCAGAGTGTTTAATAAACTCATATTTACGTTTTTTATAACAATTGATGGAAATGCAAACACAGCCATAAAAGCCCCGTCGTCCAAGAACAATACCGACAGCCAATTTTGGAAATTTGCGACCAACCCAGAAAAATATGGAATTTTCAACACTTTGATGATTAAACCATTTTGGCATCTCAGTTCCCCCAAAAATAATAGTACGATTGGAGAACTGATTTTCATATTCAACGCCCTCAATTTCAGATGAGAAATGATTGGAGAACTGCCGATCCATTGATATGTCCCCACCTTCAGATTCAGATGGGTAGTAATTGGTGCTTCTTGCACTACCACATACTCTATTTGGTGAAATCCCAATATTTTCTATTACCTGCatgcaattagaaaattcaagatattttttcatttagcaAATCTCGTAAAGTATTAGGAGaaagtaacaaaaattgtttctttatatatgtatcttaaagaaagagagagacctgtTTCAATAGCCCGCTTGCTGATTGAGAATCCGACAACATGCAATTGTTCACCCTTATCGGTGGTGGAAGTACTAGAATttcaccaagaagcttgaaatTCATAATTCGAAGTGTTGGAAATCTGCTAATGCTTTTAGGGATGGTAACAATATCGGTTTCAGATGGATATAATTCTATAAATGCGGGGAAGTAATCAGGCATCATCAAAAGATCTAATTCATAGCCCTTGGAAGAGCTATCAAAAGAATTGCATGTCGGTCTCAATTTGGTAGTAGAAGTCCCCAAAAACTGAAGCTGTTGCAATTTACAAATGCTATGTGGAAGATCCCGAAGGTTTTTGCAATTATCAAGGTCTAATCCATGAAGCTTAGTGAGATGCTCGATTGATGAAGGCACCTCTCTAATACCACTCCCACATAAATTTAAACTCTCTAAACATTCCATTTCTCGATGAAAATCGGGGAGCTTCTCAAGCCTTGAGCAGCCAGTaagattaaaatatttaagagaTTTCAACCTGAGTTGGCTTGGAAGAAACTGAAGTTTTATGCAACCACTGAGATACCATAATCTAAGCTTTTCAAGATATCCAAAGCATTCATCAACCTCAactaaattttcacaataagaGAGTTCCAAATACTCTAAATTTGGGACCCATAATTTGGGtaatttaactaaatttttacaGTAAGAGAGGTTCAAATCCTCTAATTTTGGGGCCCATAATTTAGGtaatttaactaaatttttacaataagaGAGGTTCAAATACTCTAAATTTGGGGCCCATAATTTAGgtaaaatcctaataaattcacaatcttgaaaattaacgtctttcaaattttctaagcGGCACTCCTGTAGGGTGGAGAAAATCAAAAGTtaactaaaacaaaatttgaaataaaaatttaacaaaaatcccaatttaAAAATACACATAATCATACCTGCTTGATTAGCTTTGGCAATCTGATGCGACTATGTGGCATGTCAATAGCAACAAGTTGTTCAGGAAAATATTCTAATGGCCAGTGAAAAGGATAATAGGGCCACTTAAGAAGTATTAAATTGTTGGGAAGAAATTCAAGTGGTTTACATATATGTACATTCTCAATTAttagaaatttgagattttccATCCTTCTAAAAGCTTCAGTGTGTAGTTGCACCTCTACTAGTTGAGGCGAATGCAACATTATGCCTCGAATGTGTTTTGAACCCTAATTGGAGAAGCATCAAGTCAACTATTGAAGAtaatagaattttcaaaatgtaaaatgattttgaaattttaagcaaaaaaaaaaaaaaaatactgatgaactaatattttataaaatgttaaaaaaattaaagaaaaaatacaatacTTGTAGCTagtgaaaaaaggaaaaaaaattaaagagcaaaacaattgaaaaataaaaaaagaacttataCCTTATCTGTAGTTAGTACTTTAAGTGAATCCTTATAACAACATAACCTGCTACGTTTTCTAAGGATGTCTGGTGCTTGTTGTCTAACAACTTCCTTGCCCATTTGTTGTATCAAGTCATGCATTGACAATCCACCAATTACGTCAACAGTTATGAGACACTTATTAACAAGTCTCGGAATACCAAAGCCAGGACATAATCCACAAGCATTTAATATCTTTACAACATAATCTATGTTCCAACCTTTGAAGAAGCATGCAATATCGAGAAAAATCTCTTTCTCTGTGTCATGCAATCCATCGTAACTTACTCTAAGTATTTTTTGAATGTCTTCATTAGGGATTTTGTTATAAATATCTAATGCACTTTCCCATTCATCTTTAGCTTTTCCACACAAATCACGAGCTATTATTTCTAGAGCTAGTGGAAGGCCATTGGCAAAATCTATGAATTTAGTTGCAAGTTTAGAATAGTCTTCATCATAAAGTTTGTTTCCCGAAAAGGCATGGCCTTTGAAGAGTTGAAGAGCTTCATGTTTGTTTAATTGCTCGACCTTGAATTCCTTGACCTTGTAAGTTTTCCAAAGTTTTTCTTTAAGGGCAGCTAACAAGCATCTATCTCTTAATGTTAAAATGACTCTACTTCCAGGAGCAAACCAATTATATTTTCCAAGCAAATTCTCTATTCTTGTCGAATCATCGACATcatcaagaattaaaaaaatctttttacaaCGAAGTCTCTTCTCTATCAAACTGATTCCTCTAAATTTGTTGCCTACTCTCAAATTTTCATCCACTAAGATGTCATTAAGAAGTTGCTCTTGTAGTGTGATTATGCCAGCATCTGTTCCCAAATTTTCTCTAACATTCACTAAAAAACTGCTTCCATCAAAATGTTTAgcaattttattataaacagCTTTTGCGATTGTAGTCTTTCCTACTCCAGGAAGGCCATGAATCCCTACCACGCAAAATTCATCTAACCCAATGTCTAAAAGTGACTCTATGGCCTTTACACGAGAATTTATTCCAACTGGGTATTCAGTAACATATAACGGTGTCCAATTTAATATAGCACTTGATATCTCTTCAACAATGTTTTGAATGAAGTGAGATTCAGATTTATATGTAGAGTAGCTGACAATCACATAGCATAAGAAAACGTATAATTAGTCAAACTAGAAGATAAACTACAAATTCAAGATATCTAGCTGTAAGTTATAACACACAGCTgacacaattttaaataaagtaaatggAATATAATTCATATCTTTGATAACTATCATTGATATTAACATCATCTTAgaagtataaaaatatatgagagATACTCATAATTGGACCTTTGTAGACTAACTTTGTACTAGATGATATGATCAAAATAGAATACTTTTGCATGCAGTGGTTATGAAAAACAAGATTAGCCGTATAAAATAAGTAAACTCATGAATCATGatatcaacaattaaatacataCCCTTTCTTGTAATGCCATCCAGATGCATTAGCTGCTTTTCTTAGAGCATCCCTCCACCTCTGCACCTTATCCATGTTATTCTTGAACTTCATTTCATGGTTAGCCAATGCCATTCCAaagttttccttttgatttcGTATTTCTGATGGATCAACATTGTAAAAAACTGGACGAATTTGAACCTCCTGGTCCTTTTCTCTACAATCAACAATCTCAACAAGTTCATCCAAGCACCATTTGGACTCTGCATAGTTTTCAGAGAAGACAATAACCaaaattgatgaattttttatgGCTTGGATAAGTTCTTCCGAAATTTCTTCTCCTCTCCGAAGTTTATCATCAATGAAGGTATGAAAGCCTTTGGCGCACAAAGCCTTGTATAAATGACTGGTAAAACCTTCACGGGTATCTTCACCTCTAAAACTCAAGAAGACATCATAGTTCCATCGGCAAgtggaagaaaaagaagaagaggctcCTTTATTGTTCAGGAAAGACATCATGGGATCTATAAACAGAAGATTAAGAAAGGAGTGAATTGaatcagagaaagaaaaaggaatcaGATCAGTGCATCAGGTAATGCGTTTGAATGCGATCGAAGAGAAGAAAGTATGAGAGTGGGGTGTAGGAAAACGAAAAATGcatatctttttttaaaaagaacatTGTAAACACGCGTCTacaatttttcttcctttcttccaaGAAGGTACTTGGTAAAAGACTACCAGCACAGCAAACACACGTTTTCCACACTAATATTCATTCAAACGTATGAAAGAAACTTTACCACTCTTTCCGCGAAGCATACCTTCTCTTTTGGACTGAGAATTAGGACCATCCAAACAAAGCAAATGAAACAATTAAGAACTGAacgcattaaaaaaaagaagagtagtGGGTTGTAAAGTTTATGTTTGTGACCCACCTcaaaagaaaagtttgtgtCTGATAGTGATACCCGcccatatataaaaaatttgggcAAATCTTATGTCGGTTTGGCATGGGGTTGCCCCGTGGACATGGCCGAAAGCAAGAAatacttttttgtgttttccaaaagtaaaagcacaacaagaaaaattgcaatcaattgcatgcaaataaaaaaaaaaaaaaaaaaagtgagttaagtaaatattttgatattagTTTTCTATTTGTTGGAGCTATCtaactataaacaaaaaaaaacaaaaaataaaaattaaataattgatGAAGAAGTTTGtcacaaattaaaaagaaagtcCAAGAACCTTCAAGTTAATTGTCAAGAAATTTCCCAAGAGTCCATGGTCATCGGCCAATTATGTCATCCTTCAGATTAACAAAGTCGATAATTTGAAGTCACTGACAAATGGGTTGGCTCTTTTTATGTGAAGAGTTATAATTCATAGCTTACTCTTCCACAGATcatttttgagaaattaattgatagtatttgtttgtttttaatggGATCAGTTGAAAGAGAGAATCCAAGAGAAGAGGGAggataaaacaaaaacaaaaaatgatacCTACAATCCTCTCACAaaaccatataaaaataaaagcatagaGCCATGGGCCTTCAGCTCTATtcacttttcaaattttcaaagtaGTTCATTACATTTTTCCACGCTAAATTAGATAAAGaaggataaaaaaatcaatctaaaataaaaagaagtcaCGCCTGATAAGCCACTGGTGGGCGCAATTATGGTTTTGACAAATGTGTCTACTTTTGACAAATGCCGGCATAAAAAtcatcttttgttttgtttctttttcaggTACATGTGTGTCACACAAGATTTACAGTAAAACAAACCAGCATATATATTGGGTCAATATGTGaaagttgttaaaaaattttgtaagtgggataaaagaaaattctagcATGATTGAGTCTCCATTAGTTCAAGATGTATTGAATTTCTTACTATGTGATAATTAAAGAGATCATGTATAATTTTTGTCACGCATGACTTCTTTAATAAGTTATGTCAAGAATACAATGTAAATGTTTCTCAAAGATGAAAACTAAAATGACGTAGTAGATGATGACCATTATAAACAAAGTGATCAACCATGTTAAACATCAAACCGACAAGTATGATTTTGTTATTCGACAAACCATAGTGGACAACcgacattattttattagtctATTCTTCGTCTTTCCCTGAACTCGTCTTTACCTTTCTAAGGgtccattcttttctttctatacCTATTTGCTTatggattttttgtgtttttctggTCTCGTACCATATATTCTGctatctttttctccttttcgaATGAAATTCCCCTCCCTTCTCATCATGGCCTTATTATGTTGAA
This genomic stretch from Quercus robur chromosome 4, dhQueRobu3.1, whole genome shotgun sequence harbors:
- the LOC126720948 gene encoding disease resistance protein RUN1-like isoform X2 → MMSFLNNKGASSSFSSTCRWNYDVFLSFRGEDTREGFTSHLYKALCAKGFHTFIDDKLRRGEEISEELIQAIKNSSILVIVFSENYAESKWCLDELVEIVDCREKDQEVQIRPVFYNVDPSEIRNQKENFGMALANHEMKFKNNMDKVQRWRDALRKAANASGWHYKKGYSTYKSESHFIQNIVEEISSAILNWTPLYVTEYPVGINSRVKAIESLLDIGLDEFCVVGIHGLPGVGKTTIAKAVYNKIAKHFDGSSFLVNVRENLGTDAGIITLQEQLLNDILVDENLRVGNKFRGISLIEKRLRCKKIFLILDDVDDSTRIENLLGKYNWFAPGSRVILTLRDRCLLAALKEKLWKTYKVKEFKVEQLNKHEALQLFKGHAFSGNKLYDEDYSKLATKFIDFANGLPLALEIIARDLCGKAKDEWESALDIYNKIPNEDIQKILRVSYDGLHDTEKEIFLDIACFFKGWNIDYVVKILNACGLCPGFGIPRLVNKCLITVDVIGGLSMHDLIQQMGKEVVRQQAPDILRKRSRLCCYKDSLKVLTTDKGSKHIRGIMLHSPQLVEVQLHTEAFRRMENLKFLIIENVHICKPLEFLPNNLILLKWPYYPFHWPLEYFPEQLVAIDMPHSRIRLPKLIKQECRLENLKDVNFQDCEFIRILPKLWAPNLEYLNLSYCKNLVKLPKLWAPKLEDLNLSYCKNLVKLPKLWVPNLEYLELSYCENLVEVDECFGYLEKLRLWYLSGCIKLQFLPSQLRLKSLKYFNLTGCSRLEKLPDFHREMECLESLNLCGSGIREVPSSIEHLTKLHGLDLDNCKNLRDLPHSICKLQQLQFLGTSTTKLRPTCNSFDSSSKGYELDLLMMPDYFPAFIELYPSETDIVTIPKSISRFPTLRIMNFKLLGEILVLPPPIRVNNCMLSDSQSASGLLKQVIENIGISPNRVCGDISMDRQFSNHFSSEIEGVEYENQFSNRTIIFGGTEMPKWFNHQSVENSIFFWVGRKFPKLAVGIVLGRRGFYGCVCISINCYKKRKYEFIKHSGHNCNLHLFSPSQRSLQEHLNESNPTDQNHVKVTYIIYSGANCIKRLGVHVECTCPPQESAIPNLPLLTAGYDDDDVVDYMRELPFYVSDDKEEY
- the LOC126720948 gene encoding disease resistance protein RUN1-like isoform X1 yields the protein MMSFLNNKGASSSFSSTCRWNYDVFLSFRGEDTREGFTSHLYKALCAKGFHTFIDDKLRRGEEISEELIQAIKNSSILVIVFSENYAESKWCLDELVEIVDCREKDQEVQIRPVFYNVDPSEIRNQKENFGMALANHEMKFKNNMDKVQRWRDALRKAANASGWHYKKGYSTYKSESHFIQNIVEEISSAILNWTPLYVTEYPVGINSRVKAIESLLDIGLDEFCVVGIHGLPGVGKTTIAKAVYNKIAKHFDGSSFLVNVRENLGTDAGIITLQEQLLNDILVDENLRVGNKFRGISLIEKRLRCKKIFLILDDVDDSTRIENLLGKYNWFAPGSRVILTLRDRCLLAALKEKLWKTYKVKEFKVEQLNKHEALQLFKGHAFSGNKLYDEDYSKLATKFIDFANGLPLALEIIARDLCGKAKDEWESALDIYNKIPNEDIQKILRVSYDGLHDTEKEIFLDIACFFKGWNIDYVVKILNACGLCPGFGIPRLVNKCLITVDVIGGLSMHDLIQQMGKEVVRQQAPDILRKRSRLCCYKDSLKVLTTDKGSKHIRGIMLHSPQLVEVQLHTEAFRRMENLKFLIIENVHICKPLEFLPNNLILLKWPYYPFHWPLEYFPEQLVAIDMPHSRIRLPKLIKQECRLENLKDVNFQDCEFIRILPKLWAPNLEYLNLSYCKNLVKLPKLWAPKLEDLNLSYCKNLVKLPKLWVPNLEYLELSYCENLVEVDECFGYLEKLRLWYLSGCIKLQFLPSQLRLKSLKYFNLTGCSRLEKLPDFHREMECLESLNLCGSGIREVPSSIEHLTKLHGLDLDNCKNLRDLPHSICKLQQLQFLGTSTTKLRPTCNSFDSSSKGYELDLLMMPDYFPAFIELYPSETDIVTIPKSISRFPTLRIMNFKLLGEILVLPPPIRVNNCMLSDSQSASGLLKQVIENIGISPNRVCGSARSTNYYPSESEGGDISMDRQFSNHFSSEIEGVEYENQFSNRTIIFGGTEMPKWFNHQSVENSIFFWVGRKFPKLAVGIVLGRRGFYGCVCISINCYKKRKYEFIKHSGHNCNLHLFSPSQRSLQEHLNESNPTDQNHVKVTYIIYSGANCIKRLGVHVECTCPPQESAIPNLPLLTAGYDDDDVVDYMRELPFYVSDDKEEY